A genomic stretch from Candidatus Binatia bacterium includes:
- a CDS encoding response regulator produces the protein MNGKTILYVEDNEYNLKIVRQLLSRTSYRLIEAVDGEQGVATALREVPDLVLMDIQLPKLSGLDATRRIRTDPKTAHVPIVVITSFALSGDSEKAKEAGASAYLAKPYSPRELLQMIRKLVPEN, from the coding sequence ATGAACGGCAAAACCATCCTGTACGTGGAAGACAACGAGTACAACCTGAAGATCGTGCGGCAGCTCCTGAGCCGTACCTCTTACCGCTTGATCGAAGCCGTCGACGGCGAGCAGGGGGTGGCGACGGCGCTCCGGGAAGTCCCGGATCTGGTTCTGATGGATATTCAGCTCCCCAAACTTTCCGGGCTCGACGCGACGCGCCGTATTCGCACCGACCCGAAGACCGCTCACGTTCCGATCGTCGTCATCACCTCGTTCGCGCTCAGCGGCGACAGCGAGAAAGCGAAGGAGGCCGGCGCGTCCGCTTATCTGGCCAAGCCGTACAGTCCGCGCGAGCTGCTGCAAATGATTCGCAAGCTGGTTCCCGAGAATTGA